Proteins found in one Leishmania major strain Friedlin complete genome, chromosome 35 genomic segment:
- a CDS encoding putative ATP-dependent RNA helicase (previous protein_id=AAZ14627.1), which translates to MKGAKLSEPTLSFLRDNMKFTTMAPVQARTIPLFLTNYDVVVEAITGSGKTLAYLIPCLEMLLRPRCREVAKEYKNAVFAVLVLPSRELAQQVFQIVKRMLHFVTKGYKNGSPANGLPAYSYQCYIGGRDIKHDVEEFSKQGGNVLVGTPGRLYELLVSSKYANLFHLSQFELLILDEADKLLEFGFRAKLDALLKRLPRQRRTGLFSATQTKELAELARAGMRNPVSVTVRINPLNAPDSDTAKPQIPEQLSNFFAFTRASEKLDRLVEFLASHRGEKVLVYVMTCASVEWLYEALSAVLLKDEADSVFALHGQMKLEKRQQVHRQVTRRSRCVLVCTDVAARGLDIPEVGVVVQYDPPVDPNTFIHRIGRTARMGRSGKSVVFLMPQELEYINFMRLQNVPLQSLDGEQDSVDVAKDAVRNMNARRTLLSSELPDKRKAIHQAHREKQLSRRERRQQLHEAHQAMVEGKSQRLAKRKEVLGDMCTSPSILALRREGCRNAKLLSLAARAFVSFLRAYKEHECRYIFQLQLIDLTDLTHGFALFKIPNCGEIKRMRVLRIPLQDEFAPFVRQMVTELREKRQRAAEEQSAMAALDGGSDDGPGAKRHRTERNEKLETLKLLKMSKSERSRAWKQAELDELLKDSYYVKMERRGKVNRHVVDEKMGVEAIENSFMSARERKEAQLARKAR; encoded by the coding sequence ATGAAGGGGGCCAAGCTGAGTGAGCCGACTCTCTCGTTCCTCCGGGACAACATGAAGTTCACGACAATGGCCCCCGTCCAGGCCCGAACCATTCCACTCTTCCTCACCAACTACGACGTAGTTGTGGAGGCCatcaccggcagcggcaagacgCTCGCATACCTTATCCCGTGCCtggagatgctgctgcgcccacGGTGCCGCGAGGTAGCAAAGGAGTACAAGAACGCTGTGTTTGCCGTTCTCGTGCTGCCATCGAGGGAGttggcgcagcaggtgttTCAGATTGTAAAGCGCATGTTGCACTTTGTGACGAAAGGGTACAAAAACGGCAGCCCGGCGAACGGTCTTCCCGCCTACTCGTACCAGTGCTACATCGGCGGACGCGACATCAAGCACGATGTCGAGGAATTCAGCAAGCAGGGCGGCAACGTACTAGTCGGCACACCGGGCCGCCTCTACGAGCTGCTCGTCTCCTCGAAGTACGCGAACCTCTTTCACTTGAGTCAGTTCGAGCTTCTCATTCTCGACGAGGCCGATAAGTTGCTCGAGTTCGGCTTCCGGGCAAAactggatgcgctgctgaagcggctgccgaggcagcgccgcaccggtCTGTTCAGTGCGACGCAGACAAaagagctggcggagctggcgcggGCTGGGATGCGCAACCCGGTGTCCGTCACCGTCCGCATCAACCCCCTCAACGCCCCCGACAGCGACACTGCAAAGCCACAGATACCCGAGCAGCTCTCTAACTTCTTTGCCTTCACGCGGGCGTCGGAGAAGCTGGACCGCCTCGTTGAGTTTCTGGCGTCGCACAGGGGTGAGAAGGTGCTTGTGTATGTCATGACATGTGCCAGTGTGGAGTGGCTCTACGAGGCGCtctcggcggtgctgctgaaggaCGAGGCGGACAGCGTCTTCGCCCTCCACGGCCAAATGAAATTGGAAAAGCGTCAGCAGGTGCACCGGCAAGTGACGAGGCGTTCGCGATGCGTGCTCGTGTGCACCGACGTGGCGGCACGCGGGTTGGATATCCCGGAGGTGGGCGTGGTGGTTCAGTACGACCCGCCGGTAGACCCGAACACGTTCATCCACCGCATCGGCCGCACAGCGCGCATGGGGCGCAGCGGTAAGAGCGTCGTCTTTCTCATGCCGCAGGAGCTGGAGTACATCAACTTCATGCGGCTGCAGAACGTACCTCTCCAGTCGCTGGACGGGGAGCAGGACAGCGTCGACGTCGCCAAGGATGCGGTGCGTAACATGAACGCGCGACGCACGCTGCTCAGCTCCGAGCTGCCGGATAAGCGGAAGGCGATTCACCAGGCGCACCGTGAGAAGCAGCTGAGTCGGCGagagcgccggcagcagctgcacgaggcGCATCAGGCGATGGTGGAAGGGAAGAGTCAGCGACTCGCGAAAcggaaggaggtgctgggcgaCATGTGCACGAGTCCCTCCATTCTCGCACTGCGGCGAGAGGGGTGCCGCAATGCGAAGCTGCTGAGCCTCGCCGCCCGGGCCTTCGTGTCGTTCCTGCGGGCCTACAAGGAGCACGAGTGCCGCTACATCTTTCAACTGCAGCTCATCGACCTCACCGACCTCACGCACGGCTTCGCACTTTTCAAGATCCCCAACTGCGGTGAGATCAAACGgatgcgtgtgctgcgcatTCCTCTGCAGGACGAATTCGCTCCGTTTGTGAGGCAAATGGTGACGGAGCTGCGGGAGAAGCGGCAACGTGCCGCCGAGGAGCAGTCGGCCATGGCAGCTCtggacggcggcagcgatgacggCCCAGGCGCGAAGAGACACCGCACGGAGCGCAACGAGAAGCTGGAGACACTGAAGCTGCTGAAGATGTCCAAGTCcgagcgcagccgcgcctgGAAGCAGGCAGAGCTGGACGAGCTGCTCAAAGATAGCTATTACGTGAAGATGGAGCGGCGCGGCAAGGTAAACCGGCACGTGGTGGACGAGAAGATGGGCGTGGAAGCCATCGAGAACTCTTTCATGAGTGCGCGCGAGCGAAAAGAGGCGCAGCTTGCCCGCAAGGCGCGCTGA
- a CDS encoding conserved hypothetical protein (previous protein_id=AAZ14628.1), which translates to MLKDYYAILDVLPRASGEEIRRAFKRLALQFHPDKTGGGAATEVTSTVDADKHRVATKRDEHASANAGVAHSNAAGASCHPLSRDFTDIQEAYEVLGDVARRYLYDMNYQELLAAQQQRQQEEQKRCVAHARAVAEAARQARERERLQQQQQQSPQPRNINTFPTLESSIAAGGFGTHAPGPSPPQHAAHPSLGRLAEETGIASPTLSPDDAPQRRRPFQNLAPAEKEKDGDCSLRDLECDSSGGGGLSQARCCFTAPTRPREVGSRPRECRAKRQECERDTNERLTSSQTQRRLSCADTKRARQHMAAAAPAIFVLSSSVPFSWGKTAAQTCPSVVEPCGSRGRRWHRHTAPRNGGETEEPELPMEYYYQRSIERTLRVFFSVPHAE; encoded by the coding sequence ATGCTGAAGGACTACTACGCTATTCTCGATGTGCTGCCCCGCGCCTCCGGCGAGGAGATTCGCCGCGCCTTCAAGCGTCTGGCGCTCCAGTTCCATCCGGACAAGAcgggcggtggcgcggcgaCAGAGGTGACCTCCACAGTAGACGCTGACAAGCACCGCGTTGCCACAAAGAGAGATGAGCATGCATCAGCCAACGCAGGCGTTGCGCACTCAAATGCAGCGGGGGCCTCGTGCCATCCACTCTCGAGGGACTTCACAGACATTCAAGAGGCCTACGAAGTCTTGGGTGACGTTGCGCGGCGCTATCTGTATGACATGAACTACCAAGAGCTGTTGgccgcacagcagcaacgtCAGCAGGAAGAGCAAAAGCGCTGCGTCGCCCACGCACGGGCTGTGGCGGAGGCAGCTCGGCAGGCCCGCGAGCGTGAGCGCttgcaacagcagcagcaacagagCCCTCAACCGCGCAACATCAACACATTTCCCACGCTGGAATccagcatcgccgccggGGGCTTTGGCACCCATGCCCCTggcccctctcctcctcagcACGCCGCACACCCTAGTCTCGGGCGATTAGCGGAGGAAACCGGTATCGCTTCGCCTACCCTGTCACCCGACGATGCGCCTCAGCGCAGGCGACCGTTTCAGAACCTGGCGCCAGctgagaaagagaaggacggAGACTGCTCGCTAAGAGATCTTGAGTGCGACTcgagtggtggcggtgggctGTCGCAGGCTCGTTGCTGTTTCACCGCACCGACCCGACCACGCGAGGTCGGTAGCCGCCCCAGGGAGTGCCGAGCAAAAAGACAAGAGTGCGAGCGTGATACGAACGAGCGTCTCACTTCGAGCCAGACGCAGAGACGCCTCAGCTGTGCCGACACCAAGCGCGCACGACAGCAcatggcagcagccgcgccggcTATATTTGTGCTGTCGAGTTCCGTGCCGTTCAGTTGGGGTAAGACGGCCGCGCAGACGTGCCCGTCTGTAGTCGAGCCCTGCGGTTCACgtgggaggcggtggcaccgTCACACTGCGCCGCGCAACGGCGGGGAGACTGAAGAGCCCGAGCTACCAATGGAGTACTACTATCAGCGCTCTATCGAACGGACTCTGCGCGTGTTCTTCAGCGTGCCTCATGCAGAGTGA
- a CDS encoding conserved hypothetical protein (previous protein_id=AAZ14629.1), with the protein MTTPAPSTAAAGFKERTEADMALRFLNHCLSNAVQVHYLVTSSLQGGDWQTSTLLGAETQAYMRALLAVYATSSAYRRQLASGDSLYYLQCLTDETTRADFVRVAAAPSFPFASS; encoded by the coding sequence atgacgacgccggCTCCATCGACTGCGGCAGCTGGCTTCAAGGAACGCACAGAGGCCGATATGGCTCTTCGATTCCTGAACCACTGCCTCAGCAATGCCGTGCAGGTGCATTATCTCGTCACCAGCTCCTTGCAAGGGGGCGACTGGCAAACCTCCACGCTTCTGGGAGCTGAGACGCAAGCTTACATGCGTGCACTGCTTGCTGTGTATGCGACCAGCAGCGCATATCGACGCCAGCTCGCGTCCGGGGACTCCTTGTACTACCTTCAGTGCTTGACAGATGAGACAACCCGGGCTGATTTTGTGCGTGttgcggcagcaccgtcttTTCCCTTTGCGTCTTCTTGA
- a CDS encoding putative protein kinase (previous protein_id=AAZ14630.1), which translates to MLGTVDAIDYDGDRLHKVVLRFPAVRSGESEIVKEVWPCERIGQGSFGTVYRAVSSGYPRLALKISTGKSTRLRQELDVLSRVCTKGRLLLPRFEFGALNKTADLIVIGMELCVPSTLHDLLLSTRITSEAEMLFMAHQAAQAVAYVHAEGCIHRDIKLQNFVFDLDGNLKLIDFGLACNSLKPPAGDVVAGTVSFMSPEMAHNALHKDRRVSVGVAADVWSLGIVLFSIFTQRNPYPAPAAGSTPGGADAAGVTGHGDTTHGAEGEKGNGLSQQHRMNERLLRRVAAGDWQWPVGVTVSQDLKQLVNSILVVNPEERPHVNTILENKLWNLRRRYPPAAVAAFLGVQDDFLLSHDEAHLLRAVEERSAGVTASLLNSRLHSPTSASNEDNSETDAQHSSSGSARDGGLHASGTTTSSPRGSLKVVQRSGEGGIDGAVTVQVYDVRASARKRSKPIREISVVMAEETAKTRRSKSARRAKSAVSAPSSRVGSRAASAENVRRIAPPAGTRLQSSSAHACADSGDDEGEAEAVNRGACTSQRHSRGMSPVRLQDALETAGSVAAGQRDSVGHPKAWVEPSCATPPLLPRDKQQPVSEPASSASTVDRAREHMRPGIQRSGSVELLKDAEAPTEASAMPTSHKRAASGGKRSRNASLRQPSSLILKGGTRDLSSDAPDSTATTASAQVPASLLASRTTSSLSAVNPSPSSSRQALLRRQASASVAAVSSAQGRAGHRGSPPVMKRAQRVALELGLDVIWQDEADHRRALSAMLLVEHAWLLASFRLTIEEDQERYSITWLAEEQEKSAAHPHRFKEVMQVMSKKYQYGFVCDMCDYEFLPTGPGEKNLHFFHCPCGRDLCPDCYTTYQRQCTCSCCRAVHSNSCVLREHLLRTGGGQYYSGSRKTNAAARADAVCGSFQAAAILDEEAESGDEASAPPELPRRRGRPPKQDKNRSAVKEKGSRAAKDSSRRRRGAQDTLDVNVDEAHEVAQINPPRISIAAMQQKEERSSNGSHRGGGTAAVGVAARPQRPEDVEVKQRPVESVPEGPWQPFARFKKDRRDEVARQPTPEERDALLNGEWIRHFYLFPHAESERDAASGTCAEGEEEPYAFVYHAQPGRTGAIFLTSDFPMHSAVFSMLERQFFVVNQVDTVEGADSTCATSLLKAKGHPELRIAFHALQDIVAYDTNMMKQQRTPGTVSVYQAPRSAYSCNGEPFLYVRWFRFNENRTLSAFLLSNGAVQVFVNNEYELRWFDESRKFLIRYNGVCELVDDGTFALAPGINHLLYDSFDA; encoded by the coding sequence ATGCTCGGCACAGTCGATGCGATCGACTACGATGGGGACCGCCTGCACAAGGTGGTGTTGCGATTCCCTGCTGTGCGTAGCGGCGAGTCGGAGATCGTGAAGGAGGTGTGGCCGTGCGAGCGCATTGGCCAGGGCTCCTTCGGCACGGTGTaccgcgccgtcagcagcggctaTCCCCGCCTGGCCCTCAAAATTTCAACAGGCAAGAGTACGCGGCTTCGCCAGGAGCTAGACGTGCTGAGTCGCGTGTGTACGAAAGGGCGGCTCCTGCTTCCGCGTTTCGAGTTTGGGGCGCTCAACAAGACAGCGGACTTGATCGTGATCGGCATGGAGCTGTGTGTTCCGAGCACGCTACACGACCTTCTCCTCAGCACACGTATCACCAGCGAAGCGGAGATGCTTTTCATGGCGCATCAGGCGGCTCAAGCCGTCGCGTACGTGCACGCAGAGGGCTGCATCCACCGTGACATCAAGCTGCAGAACTTTGTCTTCGACCTCGATGGTAACCTGAAGCTGATTGACTTTGGCCTTGCTTGTAACTCGCTCAAGCCACCGGCAGGCGACGTGGTGGCGGGCACTGTGTCTTTCATGTCTCCGGAGATGGCGCACAACGCCCTTCACAAGGACCGGCGCGTGAGCGTCGGCGTGGCTGCTGATGTGTGGTCGCTGGGGATTGTCCTCTTCTCTATTTTCACGCAGCGGAACCCGTAtccggcgccggcagcgggcaGCACCCCCGGAGGCGCGGATGCGGCGGGCGTTACCGGACATGGAGACACCACGCATGGCGCAGAGGGCGAAAAGGGCAACGGCTTgagccagcagcaccgcatgaatgagcgcctgctgcgccgcgtaGCTGCCGGCGACTGGCAGTGGCCTGTCGGCGTTACGGTGTCGCAGGACCTGAAGCAGCTTGTAAACTCCATCCTCGTCGTCAACCCCGAGGAGCGGCCGCACGTGAACACGATCCTGGAGAACAAGCTGTGGAACTTACGGCGGCGCTATCCacccgcagcggtggcggcattTCTCGGCGTGCAGGATGACTTCTTGCTGTCTCACGATGAGGCGCACCTGCTGCGTGCCGTCGAGGAGCGTAGCGCCGGCGTAACAGCGTCGTTGCTGAACAGTCGCCTGCACAGCCCCACCTCAGCCTCCAACGAGGACAATAGCGAGACCGAcgcgcagcacagcagcagcggcagcgcgcgcgacggcggcctgCACGCGTCTGGCACCACTACATCTTCACCGCGCGGCTCTCTCAAGGTGGTCCAGCGCTCCGGCGAGGGCGGCATTGATGGGGCGGTCACAGTGCAGGTGTACGAcgtgcgcgccagcgcccGCAAGCGCAGCAAACCCATCCGCGAGATATCCGTGGTCatggcggaggagacggcCAAGACGCGACGGTCCAAGTCTGCCCGACGAGCAAAGAGCGCCGTGTCGGCTCCCTCGTCGCGCGTCGGCTCAcgagcagcgtcggcggagAACGTCAGGCGAATAGCTCCACCGGCTGGCACGAGGTTGCAGTCTAGTtccgcgcatgcgtgtgccgacagcggcgacgatgagggtgaggcggaggctgTGAACCGTGGCGCCTGCACGTCGCAGCGTCACAGCCGCGGTATGTCGCCGGTGCGGCTTCAGGATGCTCTGGAGACCGCCGGCTCAGTAGCAGCCGGGCAGAGGGACAGCGTAGGCCATCCCAAGGCATGGGTGGAGCCGTCGTGTGCCACGCCACCTCTGCTCCCACGGGACAAGCAGCAACCTGTCAGCGAGCCAGCGAGCAGCGCTTCAACCGTTGATAGGGCGCGCGAGCATATGCGCCCTGGCATTCAGCGCAGCGGGAGTGTGGAGCTTCTGAAAGATGCGGAGGCGCCAACTGAAGCGAGCGCGATGCCCACCTCGCACAAGAGGGCTGCATCGGGCGGCAAGAGAAGCCGCAACGCGTCTCTGCGCCAGCCTTCCTCGTTGATCCTCAAAGGTGGCACCCGCGACTTATCCAGTGATGCGCCAGACAGCACGGCGACAACGGCATCGGCGCAGGTGCCCGCCTCTCTGCTGGCGAGCCGCACTACATCGTCACTTTCAGCCGTAAACCCATCCCCGTCGTCTTCGCGGCAGgcgttgctgcggcggcaggcaTCTGCtagcgtcgccgccgtctcctccgcacAGGGGCGTGCAGGCCACAGGGGATCACCGCCGGTGATGaagcgtgcgcagcgtgtcGCGCTCGAGCTTGGTCTGGACGTTATCTGGCAAGACGAGGCggaccaccgccgcgcgctTTCTGCGATGCTGCTGGTGGAGCATGCGTGGCTGCTCGCCAGCTTTCGGCTGACCATTGAGGAGGACCAGGAGCGCTACAGCATCACGTGGCTcgcagaggagcaggagaagtccgccgcccacccacaccgTTTCAAGGAGGTGATGCAGGTGATGAGCAAGAAGTACCAATACGGCTTCGTTTGTGACATGTGCGATTATGAGTTTCTCCCGACCGGGCCAGGGGAGAAGAACTTGCACTTCTTTCACTGCCCATGCGGCCGCGACCTGTGCCCAGACTGCTACACAACGTATCAGCGGCAGTGCACGTGCTcctgctgccgtgcggtCCACTCAAACAGCTGTGTGCTGCGGGAGCACCTCCTGCGGACTGGCGGAGGTCAGTACTACAGCGGGTCGAGAAAAACgaacgcagcggcgcgggcggaTGCTGTGTGCGGCTCATTCCAAGCCGCTGCCATCCTCGACGAGGAAGCGGAGAGCGGGGATgaggcgtcggcgccgcctgagctgccgcgtcgtcgtgGCCGGCCCCCCAAGCAGGACAAGAACCGCTCTGCTGtgaaggagaagggcagcCGAGCAGCCAAAGACAGCagccgtcggcgccgtggtGCACAGGACACCCTCGACGTGAACGTGGACGAGGCGCATGAGGTGGCGCAGATTAACCCACCTCGAATTTCGATCGCTGCGATGCAGCAAAAGGAAGAGCGTAGTAGCAATGGCtcgcaccgcggcggcgggacTGCAGCCGTCGGGGTGGCCGCGCGACCACAACGGCCAGAGGACGTGGAGGTGAAACAGCGACCGGTAGAGAGCGTCCCGGAGGGCCCGTGGCAACCGTTCGCGCGCTTCAAGAAGGATCGCCGAGATGAGGTGGCACGGCAGCCGACGCCGGAGGAGCGCGACGCGTTGCTGAATGGGGAGTGGATTCGACACTTTTACTTGTTTCCGCACGCCGAGTCGGAGCGCGATGCTGCCTCCGGGACATGTgcggaaggggaagaggagccGTACGCGTTCGTCTATCACGCGCAGCCGGGCCGCACCGGTGCCATTTTTCTTACAAGTGACTTTCCGATGCACTCGGCGGTCTTTTCCATGCTGGAGCGGCAGTTCTTCGTTGTGAATCAGGTGGATACGGTGGAGGGCGCCGATTCCACCTGTGCCACATCGCTGCTCAAGGCGAAGGGCCACCCGGAGCTCCGGATCGCTTTCCATGCGCTGCAGGACATCGTAGCGTATGACACGAACATGAtgaagcagcagcgtacCCCTGGTACCGTCTCCGTGTACCAGGCACCTCGCAGCGCCTACAGCTGCAACGGCGAGCCTTTCCTGTACGTGCGGTGGTTCCGCTTCAACGAGAACCGCACCCTCAGCGCCTTTCTTCTGTCCAACGGCGCCGTTCAGGTCTTTGTAAACAACGAGTACGAGCTGCGGTGGTTCGACGAGAGCCGGAAGTTCCTCATCCGCTACAACGGCGTGTGCGAGCTGGTCGACGACGGCACTTTTGCACTGGCGCCAGGAATCAACCATCTCCTCTACGACTCCTTCGACGCGTAG
- a CDS encoding conserved hypothetical protein (previous protein_id=AAZ14631.1), with the protein MSSETFRERTLATQYQPRQHLPPNFSDVLKEYAREVLRNQPSDILEWSAAYFKKLALETDPLQAKQPPPDHYTPLVEDPERAILANKMVKVFSTMDVSESGRLPVSEVRRALTEAFEMTESQALYLLTAPFTTIVEDNSSGMTGDAIEYSPFSHAAVRTIQYFQQHRDFSFDVDSSDACATVHGMNRYDIEQGFLRIFRLLDEAGTGRLLLQDYQGALENAPYHLTHRDIRVLRLECGTCGGEGDTGPREVEYEKELPHMFERLLLAEVFNLFEEEGQS; encoded by the coding sequence atgtccTCGGAGACGTTTCGCGAGCGTACGTTGGCGACGCAGTACCAGCCACGCCAGCATCTCCCGCCCAACTTCAGCGATGTGCTGAAGGAGTACGCGCGGGAAGTGCTGCGCAATCAGCCGTCGGATATCCTGGAATGGAGCGCGGCGTATTTCAAGAAGCTGGCCCTCGAGACGGACCCGCTGCAGGCAaagcagccgccgccggatCACTACACCCCTCTCGTCGAGGACCCTGAGCGAGCGATACTGGCTAACAAGATGGTGAAAGTGTTCTCGACGATGGACGTGTCAGAAAGTGGGCGGCTACCCGTGTCAGAGGTACGGCGAGCGCTGACGGAGGCGTTTGAGATGACGGAGTCTCAGGCGCTCTACCTTCTTACGGCGCCATTCACGACGATCGTCGAGGACAACAGTAGCGGCATGACAGGTGACGCCATCGAGTACAGCCCCTTCTCCcacgcagcggtgcgcactATTCAGTACtttcagcagcaccgcgacTTCTCCTTCGACGTAGACAGCAGCGATGCCTGCGCGACGGTGCACGGAATGAACCGCTACGACATCGAGCAAGGCTTTCTGCGCATCTTTCGCCTCCTCGACGAGGCGGGGACGggccgcctgctcctccaAGACTACCAGGGCGCCTTGGAGAACGCACCGTACCATCTGACGCACCGCGACATtcgcgtgctgcgcctcgaATGTGGCACTTgcggcggcgagggggaCACGGGGCCGCGTGAGGTGGAGTACgagaaggagctgccgcACATGTTCGAGCGCCTTCTGCTTGCCGAGGTTTTCAATCTctttgaggaggaggggcagagcTAG
- a CDS encoding conserved hypothetical protein (previous protein_id=AAZ14632.1), translating into MDTHALLALAQSAVDAGNVKAACEFYEVALAQSPNNDEVLEAYAEVMIHYAQDIPRAQQMLRHAIDINPNQGYVKYLNLAQLCEAEEALKCYEKAYEIASLMLHGCRKKKMKKTLQETMATMCCAVAELYLTDLCFAENAEQQCEQAVNRALELNSDLVEPHQLQASLRLSQCRPDEALQSLRRAVDATHRLGEEHQPTYESKIELGRLLMQVDPAEAFQFLLEVLQYGDNNPYVWFLLGESARMRRRYADAARLLRRARVMLVVSGGDATALSEVDAAINVLVQEMGGPEEAAQVKDLDHPYPLELLEAEDDEGAEEDGEDDLEEPEREPCDDEDDA; encoded by the coding sequence ATGGACACTCATGCGTTGCTTGCTCTCGCTCAGAGTGCTGTGGACGCCGGTAATGTAAAGGCTGCCTGCGAGTTCTACGAGGTGGCCCTCGCCCAGTCTCCCAACAATGACGAGGTGTTGGAGGCCTATGCGGAAGTCATGATCCACTACGCTCAAGACATCCCTCGCGCTCAGCAGATGCTTCGCCATGCGATCGACATCAACCCAAACCAGGGGTATGTGAAGTACCTGAACTTAGCGCAACTCtgtgaggcagaggaggcacTCAAGTGCTACGAAAAGGCGTACGAGATTGCAAGCCTCATGCTGCACGGATGCCGAAAGAAGAAAATGAAGAAAACACTGCAGGAGACCATGGCGACCATGTGCTGCGCCGTGGCCGAGCTCTACCTGACTGACCTCTGCTTCGCAGAAAACGCCGAGCAGCAATGCGAGCAGGCTGTGAACCGCGCACTGGAGCTGAATAGCGATCTTGTAGagccgcaccagctgcaggcgTCTCTCCGCCTGAGTCAATGCCGCCCCGACGAGGCGCTACAGTCGCTGCGCCGTGCTGTAGACGCAACGCATCGTCTCGGTGAGGAGCATCAGCCCACGTACGAGTCTAAGATTGAGCTAGGCCGACTTCTGATGCAGGTTGACCCAGCCGAGGCTTTTCAGTTCCTACTGGAGGTACTCCAGTATGGCGACAACAACCCCTACGTGTGGTTCCTGCTCGGCGAGAGTGCCCGCATGCGGAGACGATACGCTgacgcggcgcgcctgctgcggcgtgcgcgtgtgatgcTAGTCGTctccggcggcgacgcgacTGCGCTGAGCGAGGTGGACGCGGCCATCAACGTTTTGGTGCAGGAGATGGGTGGcccggaggaggcggcgcaggtgaAAGACCTAGATCATCCCTACCCGCTTGAGCTGCTCGAGGCAGAAGACGACGAAGGCGCAGAGGAGGACGGAGAAGACGACCTGGAAGAGCCGGAGCGAGAGCCGTGCGACGATGAGGATGACGCCTAG